In Acaryochloris marina S15, a single genomic region encodes these proteins:
- a CDS encoding NAD-dependent epimerase/dehydratase family protein — MKTVLVTGATGFVGGHLLSCLEGHPYKLRLALRKPPKSPLLPGADLIQVGDINALTHWQEALMGVDIVIHLASRAHILQETVADPMAAFMEVNVEGTHTLVQQSIKAGVQHFIFISSIGAMTTLSNDGLTEESPCHPDSPYGRSKWQAEQDLTALAQPTEMRWTILRPTLVYGPRNPGNMERLIKLVDQGLPLPFGLIKNRRSLVYVGNLVEAIVISLDNPKAFNQTFLISDGLTISTAELIRAIALALHRPARLLPIPPILLKLLGILTGKTDAVDRLLGSLAVDSDKIFQTLDWTPPYSMEQGLLETAEWYAHGASEA, encoded by the coding sequence ATGAAGACGGTTTTAGTCACAGGGGCAACTGGATTTGTAGGCGGGCATCTATTGTCATGCTTAGAGGGGCATCCCTACAAACTGAGGCTAGCCCTGAGAAAGCCACCTAAATCACCACTCCTGCCCGGTGCAGACCTAATCCAAGTGGGAGATATCAATGCTTTAACGCACTGGCAAGAAGCTCTCATGGGTGTTGATATCGTGATTCATCTAGCGTCCCGCGCCCATATTCTCCAAGAAACGGTGGCCGATCCGATGGCTGCTTTTATGGAGGTGAATGTTGAGGGAACTCATACCCTAGTCCAGCAATCAATAAAGGCGGGAGTTCAACACTTTATCTTCATCAGTTCGATTGGAGCGATGACGACCTTGAGTAATGACGGTTTAACAGAAGAGTCACCCTGTCATCCTGACTCACCCTATGGCCGCAGCAAATGGCAGGCAGAGCAGGACTTGACGGCCCTTGCGCAACCCACCGAGATGCGGTGGACGATTTTGCGCCCGACATTGGTGTATGGTCCTCGCAATCCCGGCAATATGGAGCGATTGATCAAGCTAGTCGATCAGGGATTACCTTTACCCTTTGGCTTAATTAAAAATCGTCGAAGCCTAGTGTACGTAGGCAATCTAGTCGAGGCCATTGTGATCAGCCTGGACAATCCAAAAGCGTTTAATCAAACCTTTCTGATCAGTGATGGGCTTACGATATCCACGGCTGAACTCATTCGTGCCATTGCCCTGGCGTTGCATCGTCCAGCCCGATTGCTCCCCATTCCGCCGATATTGCTCAAACTCTTGGGCATACTAACCGGTAAAACTGATGCGGTCGATCGTCTTTTGGGCTCATTGGCGGTTGATAGTGATAAGATTTTCCAGACTTTAGATTGGACACCCCCCTACTCTATGGAACAAGGCCTCCTCGAAACTGCAGAATGGTATGCTCATGGCGCTTCCGAAGCGTAA
- the panB gene encoding 3-methyl-2-oxobutanoate hydroxymethyltransferase, with product MAVTIDQLRKWKEQGRPISVLTAWDFPFATLLDQAGVDVLLVGDSLAMVALGYSTTLPLTLEEMLYHAQAVTRGVNHALVICDLPFLSYQESPQQALRSAGTLLQQAGVAAVKLEGGYPDMAATVHYLVERGIPVMGHVGLTPQSVHQFSGYRRQGTSDADADRILQEAIALEAAGAFAIVLEHIPAPLAAKITQTLAIPTIGIGAGAGCDGQVLVTADMLGLSAWQPPFAKAYTNLQESITGAVKQFCDDVRNHQFPQ from the coding sequence ATGGCTGTGACCATTGATCAGCTACGGAAATGGAAAGAACAGGGACGTCCCATCTCAGTCCTTACAGCCTGGGACTTTCCCTTCGCAACTTTATTAGACCAAGCAGGAGTCGATGTCCTACTAGTAGGAGACTCTTTGGCCATGGTTGCCTTAGGGTATTCCACCACCCTACCTCTGACCTTGGAAGAAATGCTCTACCACGCCCAAGCTGTCACCAGAGGGGTCAACCATGCCCTAGTGATTTGTGATCTGCCCTTTCTGAGTTATCAAGAAAGCCCTCAACAGGCCCTGAGAAGCGCTGGAACCCTATTGCAACAGGCAGGAGTAGCTGCCGTCAAACTAGAGGGAGGGTATCCAGACATGGCAGCAACCGTTCACTATTTGGTGGAGCGAGGGATTCCGGTGATGGGACATGTGGGCTTAACTCCCCAGTCTGTCCATCAGTTCAGCGGCTATCGACGCCAAGGAACCTCTGATGCAGACGCAGACCGTATTTTACAAGAAGCCATTGCCCTGGAAGCAGCAGGCGCTTTTGCGATTGTTCTGGAGCATATTCCTGCCCCCCTAGCCGCGAAAATCACCCAAACGTTAGCCATCCCCACCATTGGCATTGGCGCTGGTGCAGGATGTGATGGCCAAGTGCTGGTTACAGCCGATATGTTGGGCTTATCTGCATGGCAACCTCCCTTTGCCAAAGCCTATACCAATCTGCAGGAATCGATTACTGGAGCAGTGAAGCAATTTTGTGATGATGTTCGTAATCATCAATTTCCCCAATAG
- a CDS encoding plastocyanin/azurin family copper-binding protein: protein MNHGFRQTVLALVVVTLLTMGTIFGCSGAGIAATNLAKQPAVDVYVALGNEAGALQFFPDDLQFEPGRRYNLHLSNPSDQKHYFTAKDFADGIWSQKVDAGNVEIKGAIHELELRANTEAEWVFVPLRSGIYSLRCTVPGHTEAGMVGRIEVVG, encoded by the coding sequence ATGAATCATGGATTTCGTCAAACAGTTCTGGCCTTGGTCGTCGTTACACTTCTCACAATGGGTACGATATTTGGCTGTTCTGGGGCAGGAATTGCAGCAACCAATTTAGCAAAACAACCTGCTGTTGATGTATATGTTGCATTGGGAAATGAGGCAGGAGCCTTGCAATTTTTCCCCGATGATCTGCAATTTGAACCGGGTCGTCGCTATAACCTGCACTTAAGCAACCCTAGTGACCAAAAGCACTACTTCACCGCTAAAGATTTTGCAGATGGGATTTGGTCACAAAAAGTTGATGCTGGGAATGTAGAAATTAAAGGTGCAATTCACGAATTAGAATTAAGAGCCAATACTGAAGCAGAGTGGGTGTTTGTTCCACTGCGCTCTGGTATCTATTCACTTCGATGTACGGTCCCAGGCCATACCGAAGCAGGCATGGTGGGCAGGATTGAAGTCGTTGGCTGA
- a CDS encoding glycosyltransferase family 4 protein, producing MVFIVICSIVSCIFSILGVYALTKTLKQILIDIPNERSSHTQPTPRGGGLGFILAFAVSAYLSQTLFNDPQIPFAYPLWLPLTFLVGVGCMDDWKNLSSTLRYAVQLLVACMIVWQGNAFPQPWLESLGTVGFLVAIATTIIGLTALVNFYNFMDGMDGLVGGVSAVQLGFMAVWSQEPVLWLLVSALVGFLYWNWSPAKIFMGDVGSTFLGAVMAITLLNQTGTVEESWAALAITLPITGDAIYTLCCRTLRGENIFKAHRSHVYQRLNQAGWSHGKVAALYVGVTVVLALLIYGYGGLGAWISLLGVAVSILIAERYLSTRKQPLNH from the coding sequence ATGGTCTTTATTGTTATTTGTTCTATAGTCAGCTGCATATTCAGCATCCTTGGGGTTTACGCCTTAACCAAAACCCTCAAGCAGATATTGATAGATATCCCCAATGAGCGTAGCTCCCATACTCAACCGACTCCTAGAGGAGGGGGGCTAGGATTTATTCTGGCTTTTGCCGTATCGGCCTACCTCAGCCAAACCTTATTCAATGATCCGCAGATTCCCTTTGCTTATCCCCTCTGGTTACCCTTGACCTTTTTAGTCGGGGTTGGCTGTATGGATGATTGGAAAAATTTGTCGTCGACGTTGAGATATGCGGTACAGCTCTTAGTCGCCTGCATGATTGTCTGGCAGGGCAATGCCTTTCCCCAGCCGTGGTTAGAGTCGTTGGGAACTGTTGGTTTTTTGGTTGCGATCGCAACCACAATCATCGGCCTGACCGCCTTGGTCAATTTCTATAATTTTATGGATGGCATGGATGGATTGGTCGGTGGGGTAAGCGCCGTCCAGTTAGGTTTTATGGCGGTTTGGTCTCAAGAGCCCGTTCTCTGGCTGCTGGTTTCGGCCTTGGTTGGATTTCTTTATTGGAATTGGTCTCCAGCCAAGATCTTTATGGGGGATGTGGGCAGCACCTTTCTGGGGGCGGTGATGGCAATTACGCTACTTAACCAAACGGGCACTGTAGAAGAGAGTTGGGCCGCTTTGGCCATTACCCTACCAATTACAGGGGATGCCATTTACACCCTGTGCTGTCGGACCCTTCGTGGTGAAAATATTTTCAAAGCCCATCGGAGTCATGTGTATCAGCGACTGAATCAAGCTGGTTGGAGTCACGGCAAGGTGGCAGCCCTGTATGTAGGTGTAACAGTTGTATTGGCCCTGCTCATCTATGGCTATGGCGGCTTGGGGGCCTGGATCAGTTTGCTGGGCGTTGCCGTCTCAATTCTCATTGCTGAACGATATCTGAGTACTCGTAAGCAACCCCTCAACCATTAA
- a CDS encoding Hsp70 family protein, whose amino-acid sequence MSYAIDFGTSNTVIARWNPVTEQSEIINLPSLSYQTAQNPDLIPSLLYVEQAAENKVCVGQQVRDRGLDIQTDPRFFRSFKRGIGSKVQGFLPELDGQTVQFEQVGSWFLQTILQQLQTTYPDVKDSLVLTVPVDSFETYRHWLGQVCQDLQVEQVRMIDEPTAAALGYGKADQDVLLVVDFGGGTFDLSLVQINTSQQKTQPLGFILKWGDKNLADTSKQRPQSARVLAKAGQNLGGTDIDNWLVDHFAKTQNLAVTPLTTRLAERLKIQLSLQPKATEVYFNEETFDSYELALDREQFEQILKEHQFFDRLDESMTQVLQQARRQGLEVNDIKAVLLVGGTSQIPAVQTWVQQYFDDSRICSNRPFEAIAQGALQVAQGLEVKDFLYHSYGVRYWDRRQQTHSWHPIIPAGLPYPMEEPIELTLGASSDAQPSIELILGELGNTNSGTEVFFDGDRLVTRQLSESQTLVQPLNDREGSRKVAQLMPPGYPGSDRIKVLFWVDNRRTLRISVEDLLTQDTLLKNQVVAQLS is encoded by the coding sequence TTGAGTTACGCAATTGATTTTGGTACCAGTAATACCGTTATTGCTCGTTGGAACCCTGTAACAGAGCAATCTGAAATCATTAATCTACCCAGTTTGAGCTATCAGACGGCCCAAAATCCTGACCTTATCCCCAGTCTGCTTTATGTGGAGCAGGCGGCGGAAAACAAAGTCTGTGTGGGTCAGCAGGTGCGAGATCGCGGTCTGGATATCCAAACCGATCCGCGCTTTTTCCGCAGCTTCAAACGAGGGATTGGCTCCAAGGTCCAGGGTTTTTTGCCTGAACTGGATGGCCAAACGGTTCAGTTTGAGCAGGTGGGAAGCTGGTTTTTGCAAACGATCCTCCAGCAGCTCCAAACCACCTATCCTGACGTCAAAGACTCATTAGTTCTAACCGTTCCAGTGGATAGCTTTGAAACCTATCGCCATTGGCTGGGGCAGGTTTGCCAAGATCTGCAGGTAGAGCAGGTCCGCATGATTGATGAACCGACAGCGGCAGCGTTAGGCTATGGCAAGGCTGATCAAGATGTACTGCTGGTGGTGGACTTTGGGGGCGGTACCTTTGATCTTTCTCTGGTTCAGATCAATACGTCTCAACAAAAGACCCAGCCCTTGGGTTTCATTCTTAAATGGGGCGATAAGAATCTAGCGGATACCTCAAAACAACGACCGCAATCAGCCCGTGTCCTGGCTAAAGCTGGGCAGAATTTGGGTGGAACCGATATTGATAATTGGCTTGTCGATCACTTTGCTAAAACGCAAAACTTAGCCGTAACCCCTCTGACGACTCGATTAGCGGAGCGGCTCAAAATTCAACTATCACTGCAGCCTAAAGCTACAGAGGTTTACTTTAATGAAGAAACCTTTGATAGTTATGAGCTGGCCTTGGACCGAGAGCAATTTGAGCAAATTCTCAAGGAGCATCAGTTCTTTGATCGCCTGGATGAGAGTATGACCCAGGTCTTGCAACAAGCTCGCCGCCAAGGTTTAGAGGTTAACGATATTAAAGCCGTTCTATTGGTGGGGGGAACTAGTCAGATCCCTGCCGTCCAAACCTGGGTGCAGCAATATTTTGATGACAGCCGCATTTGCAGTAACCGTCCCTTTGAGGCGATTGCCCAAGGGGCTTTACAGGTGGCTCAGGGCTTAGAAGTTAAAGATTTTCTCTATCACAGCTATGGCGTTCGCTACTGGGACCGTCGTCAACAGACCCATAGTTGGCATCCCATTATCCCAGCGGGTTTACCCTATCCCATGGAAGAACCTATCGAGCTGACCCTGGGGGCTTCTAGCGATGCCCAACCTAGCATTGAGCTGATTCTAGGAGAATTGGGCAATACCAACAGTGGGACTGAAGTCTTTTTCGATGGCGATCGCTTGGTGACTCGGCAATTGTCTGAATCCCAGACCCTGGTTCAACCTCTCAATGATCGAGAGGGTTCCAGAAAGGTTGCACAGCTCATGCCGCCTGGGTATCCAGGGAGCGATCGCATTAAGGTTTTGTTTTGGGTAGATAACCGACGCACCCTACGCATCAGTGTCGAAGATCTGCTAACCCAAGATACATTGCTCAAAAACCAGGTTGTAGCCCAACTCAGCTAG
- the rsmD gene encoding 16S rRNA (guanine(966)-N(2))-methyltransferase RsmD, whose product MVRIYGNRQIKTLPGLQTRPTTARVREALFNRWQHHLQGCHWLDLCAGSGSMGAEALCREAAVVYGIEQAGEACRIIRQNWQSVANPPQTFQVLRGDVVKRLAKLQGQSFDRIYFDPPYDGGLYEAVLDAIATYNLLQATGELAVEHRPQQPFSIPTAFQISHARVYGNTALTFFQVTQPS is encoded by the coding sequence ATGGTCAGAATTTACGGTAACCGTCAGATTAAAACCCTGCCAGGCTTACAAACCCGCCCAACCACCGCACGGGTGCGAGAAGCCTTATTTAATCGTTGGCAACATCATCTCCAGGGCTGCCATTGGCTAGACCTCTGTGCTGGTAGTGGCTCCATGGGGGCCGAAGCCCTTTGCCGAGAAGCCGCAGTGGTCTATGGAATTGAACAGGCAGGAGAGGCTTGCCGCATCATCCGCCAGAACTGGCAGTCCGTAGCCAACCCACCTCAAACATTTCAAGTTCTGCGAGGAGATGTTGTCAAACGGCTAGCTAAATTGCAAGGCCAGTCCTTCGATCGGATTTATTTTGATCCCCCCTATGATGGCGGTTTATATGAAGCGGTACTGGATGCGATCGCAACGTATAACCTCCTCCAAGCAACTGGAGAACTTGCTGTCGAACACCGTCCCCAGCAGCCCTTTTCTATTCCCACAGCCTTCCAAATCAGTCATGCACGCGTCTATGGCAACACGGCCCTAACCTTTTTCCAGGTCACGCAGCCTTCATAA
- a CDS encoding isoprenylcysteine carboxylmethyltransferase family protein, giving the protein MKIKHCINLHKGTTFIFILGLMLVYQNFMLGAWVYLVLHGTYGLLWLLKDQLFPDKQWEQQFPWPIHLLGFGLISLYWIAPYILISRRIEPTVPLIAGAIALNIAGVFLHFGSDAQKYFILKYQPRLITEGFFARCRNPNYLGEIFIYISFAMLTMHWLPFVILGGFFGAVFIPNMLKKDRSLSRYADFEQYRENTGLFWPKLFGKKYPTSKDVAKV; this is encoded by the coding sequence ATGAAGATCAAGCATTGCATCAATCTTCATAAAGGAACGACCTTCATATTTATCCTGGGCTTGATGCTGGTTTATCAAAACTTCATGCTAGGGGCTTGGGTTTATCTGGTCTTGCATGGCACCTATGGGTTGCTGTGGTTATTAAAAGATCAGCTGTTTCCCGATAAACAATGGGAACAGCAATTTCCCTGGCCAATTCACTTGCTGGGATTTGGACTCATCAGTCTATATTGGATTGCCCCATACATTTTAATAAGTCGTCGTATTGAACCGACTGTGCCTTTAATAGCTGGTGCTATAGCACTTAATATTGCTGGCGTATTTCTCCACTTTGGGAGTGATGCTCAAAAATATTTCATTCTCAAGTATCAACCGAGATTGATTACTGAAGGCTTTTTTGCTCGTTGTCGGAACCCTAACTATTTGGGTGAAATATTTATTTATATATCCTTTGCCATGTTGACAATGCATTGGTTGCCTTTTGTCATCCTTGGCGGGTTTTTTGGGGCTGTTTTTATTCCCAATATGCTCAAAAAAGATCGCTCTCTATCGCGATATGCAGACTTTGAACAGTATCGAGAAAATACGGGCTTGTTTTGGCCAAAACTCTTTGGGAAAAAGTACCCCACTTCCAAAGATGTAGCTAAAGTCTAA
- the hisH gene encoding imidazole glycerol phosphate synthase subunit HisH has translation MPIIAVIDYDMGNLHSACKGLQEAGAQTIVSDRPEDLVSADAVVLPGVGAFDPAMQHLRSRHLIPVIQDILASGKPFLGICLGLQILFEGSEEGTEAGLGIISGTVKRFQSEPDITIPHMGWNQLEYQQPDLPLWRHSPTNPWMYFVHSYYVDPVDPTVKAATVTHGTQTITAAIAQDNLMAVQFHPEKSSTFGLQILANFVEQVQATLATPAV, from the coding sequence ATGCCTATCATCGCCGTGATTGACTACGATATGGGCAATCTGCATTCAGCCTGTAAGGGACTACAAGAAGCTGGAGCACAAACAATTGTCAGCGATCGCCCAGAGGATCTGGTATCTGCCGATGCAGTCGTCCTCCCCGGAGTGGGAGCTTTTGATCCAGCGATGCAGCATTTGCGATCGCGTCATCTCATCCCCGTCATCCAAGACATTCTCGCCAGCGGCAAGCCCTTTCTGGGGATTTGTTTAGGGCTACAAATTTTGTTTGAGGGTAGCGAAGAAGGGACTGAAGCTGGATTAGGCATTATTTCCGGCACGGTCAAGCGATTCCAATCCGAACCGGACATTACAATTCCCCATATGGGCTGGAACCAACTGGAGTATCAACAGCCCGATCTACCCCTGTGGCGTCATTCTCCTACTAATCCTTGGATGTATTTTGTCCATTCCTATTACGTTGATCCGGTTGACCCTACCGTCAAAGCAGCCACCGTCACCCACGGCACTCAGACCATTACCGCAGCCATTGCCCAGGACAACTTAATGGCAGTCCAGTTTCACCCTGAGAAATCCTCCACCTTCGGACTACAAATCCTGGCTAACTTTGTTGAGCAGGTGCAGGCTACCTTGGCGACTCCCGCTGTTTAA
- a CDS encoding M61 family metallopeptidase has translation MTEVLDSIAQVNTLASTRLRYEVAMPDPASHLFEITLHCSVGTDHTLDLKLPVWTPGSYLVREYAKHLQDFSAVDDQEAPVSWQKISKNHWQIQSPEADTVKIHYRIFAHELTVRTNHLDASHGYFNPGAMFFYVPGREQDAIAITIHPPDPTWQVTTALDPLPDQPLTFLAKNFDTLVDSPFEIGSHHIYDFEVLEKPHQLAIWGAGNYDADQIIADTKKIIEVEAKLFGGLPYDRYFFLLHVSAKGYGGLEHHNCCSLLYSRFGFRKPDSYNRFMGLVAHEFFHLWNVKRLRPQALHPFDYDQENYTDALWFCEGVTSFYDLILPYRAGIYDAQFYLKLLSESITRLQSIPGRHTQSLTESSFDTWIKLYRPHANSRNCQVSYYLKGEIVSLLLDLQIRQQHQNQRSLDDVMLHLWQTYGQKDLGYSREQILEGIESIAEMDLTQFWQKYLDGTVELPYEEFLNPFGLEVVADFGESPFPYHGLTLSSQSGKTLIKFVDIASPAQMAGLQAGDELLALDGFRVQADQLEQRLQDYQRGDAVSITLFHDDQLTTHRLTLSEPRPKSYRVQPITTPTDQQRTNFRQWLGIELVELT, from the coding sequence ATGACTGAAGTCCTCGATTCAATTGCTCAAGTCAATACACTTGCCTCGACGAGGCTTCGGTATGAAGTGGCGATGCCTGATCCGGCATCTCATCTCTTTGAGATCACACTTCATTGCTCGGTAGGGACTGACCACACCTTAGATTTAAAGTTGCCTGTCTGGACCCCAGGCTCATACCTAGTTCGGGAATATGCGAAACATCTACAAGATTTCTCGGCAGTAGATGATCAAGAAGCCCCTGTAAGCTGGCAAAAAATCAGCAAGAATCATTGGCAGATCCAATCACCAGAAGCCGATACAGTCAAAATTCACTACCGTATCTTTGCCCATGAATTGACGGTCCGCACCAATCATTTGGATGCTAGCCATGGCTACTTCAATCCAGGGGCCATGTTTTTCTATGTCCCAGGGAGAGAACAAGATGCGATCGCAATCACGATTCATCCTCCAGATCCCACCTGGCAAGTCACAACTGCACTAGACCCATTACCAGACCAGCCGCTCACCTTCCTAGCCAAAAACTTTGATACCCTGGTCGATAGCCCATTTGAGATTGGTAGCCATCACATCTATGACTTTGAGGTGCTAGAGAAGCCTCATCAGCTAGCGATTTGGGGAGCCGGAAACTACGACGCAGACCAAATCATAGCGGATACGAAAAAAATCATTGAAGTCGAAGCCAAGCTTTTTGGCGGATTACCCTATGATCGATATTTTTTCCTCCTCCATGTTTCAGCCAAAGGGTACGGGGGGCTAGAACATCACAACTGCTGCTCATTACTCTATTCCCGGTTCGGGTTTCGTAAACCTGACTCCTATAACCGCTTTATGGGACTGGTTGCCCATGAGTTTTTTCATCTTTGGAATGTCAAGCGGCTTCGCCCTCAAGCCCTACATCCCTTCGACTATGACCAGGAAAACTATACGGATGCCCTTTGGTTTTGTGAGGGCGTAACCAGTTTCTATGATCTGATTCTTCCGTATCGAGCCGGTATTTATGACGCTCAGTTCTATCTAAAACTGCTGTCAGAATCCATTACACGCCTCCAATCCATTCCAGGACGGCACACCCAGTCCTTAACAGAGTCTAGTTTTGACACTTGGATTAAACTCTATCGTCCCCATGCCAACTCTCGGAACTGTCAGGTTTCTTATTACCTTAAGGGCGAGATTGTCTCTCTCCTCCTTGACTTACAGATTCGCCAACAGCATCAGAACCAACGGTCTTTAGATGACGTGATGCTCCATCTTTGGCAAACCTATGGCCAGAAAGATTTAGGCTATTCCCGAGAGCAGATCCTTGAAGGGATTGAGTCCATTGCAGAGATGGACCTGACTCAGTTTTGGCAAAAGTATCTAGATGGGACCGTGGAATTACCCTATGAGGAATTCTTGAATCCATTTGGATTGGAAGTGGTGGCTGATTTTGGAGAGTCCCCATTTCCTTATCATGGCCTAACCCTCAGCAGCCAATCCGGGAAAACCCTGATCAAATTTGTCGATATTGCTTCACCAGCCCAAATGGCAGGGCTACAAGCGGGGGATGAACTATTGGCCTTAGATGGTTTTCGCGTCCAGGCTGATCAGTTAGAGCAACGCTTGCAAGACTATCAAAGGGGTGATGCAGTCTCCATCACCCTATTTCATGATGATCAGCTCACCACCCATCGTCTTACCTTAAGTGAACCTAGGCCCAAATCCTATAGGGTCCAACCCATTACAACTCCCACCGATCAACAGAGAACAAATTTCCGTCAATGGCTGGGCATTGAGTTAGTAGAACTGACGTAA
- the petG gene encoding cytochrome b6-f complex subunit V, translating to MVEPLLAGIVLGLVPVTLAGLFVAAWQQYKRGEEVG from the coding sequence GTGGTAGAACCTCTGTTAGCAGGTATTGTACTTGGCCTAGTTCCAGTGACTCTAGCTGGACTATTTGTCGCTGCATGGCAACAATACAAGCGTGGAGAAGAGGTTGGCTAA
- a CDS encoding energy transducer TonB: protein MMASVAAHGVLFAGLALVPATGQQTDKKQLRVVSLLKSQPNPGPRPNQAIDPNAPPPAPGVAGLPLNITTPDGLAELPVTDTPNPAFDPFASSIVELPPPPPQTSFTPFNPSSLASLPPRRTPAPPQQTPPPSNSGPSLSDEDFQAWLNGTSDLPNLPPDPGSTGPLPPPGTAPGPVASNIPPANPANVGGIDSSDNPNDSNSLASSSIAPPAQSVKRFVAYDYPKDACQDRLEGKAEYRIWVSSKAAPVVSDIVLSTNSPILDRAVQNAAKKYKIKAEDANKIVVLPFDIKYSQSVCAVKTPDPPTPEPVLPPATPAPTPKPAAPTNTAPETPSPAQPLTPPTPAAPQPNLPPVNPAQPVPPTAPQPPAQSAPALPPQPAQPPAPIAPAPSNPVQPAVPIQEPPTNSDLPPEPAAPQPAPAPPTSPQPPAAAPPAAPSAPAAPAAAPIPSAAPAAPPTGDAPAN, encoded by the coding sequence ATGATGGCTTCGGTCGCTGCCCATGGTGTTTTATTTGCTGGTCTAGCACTGGTTCCAGCAACAGGCCAGCAAACAGACAAAAAACAACTTCGAGTCGTTAGCCTTCTCAAATCTCAACCCAATCCAGGCCCTCGACCAAACCAAGCCATTGATCCAAACGCTCCACCCCCTGCACCCGGTGTAGCCGGTTTACCCCTGAACATCACCACCCCTGATGGTCTAGCTGAATTGCCCGTTACTGATACCCCCAATCCAGCATTTGACCCCTTTGCCTCTTCTATTGTTGAGTTACCTCCTCCGCCACCGCAGACTAGTTTTACCCCCTTTAATCCCAGTTCTTTAGCATCATTACCCCCGAGACGAACGCCTGCCCCACCTCAGCAAACGCCACCCCCCAGTAACTCCGGTCCATCTTTGAGTGATGAGGACTTCCAGGCATGGCTCAATGGAACCTCTGATTTACCGAATTTGCCACCGGATCCAGGATCTACAGGTCCTTTGCCTCCACCAGGCACTGCACCCGGTCCGGTTGCGAGCAATATCCCACCTGCCAACCCAGCCAATGTGGGCGGGATAGACAGTAGTGATAACCCTAACGACAGTAATTCCCTGGCCTCCTCTTCCATCGCCCCTCCGGCCCAAAGTGTAAAACGTTTTGTTGCCTACGACTATCCCAAAGACGCCTGTCAGGATCGCTTAGAAGGTAAGGCTGAATATCGGATTTGGGTCAGCTCAAAAGCGGCTCCTGTAGTCTCCGATATTGTTCTATCTACCAACTCGCCCATTCTCGATCGGGCGGTCCAAAATGCGGCTAAAAAATACAAAATCAAGGCCGAGGACGCCAACAAAATTGTTGTTTTACCCTTCGACATTAAATATTCTCAATCAGTTTGTGCTGTCAAGACACCTGATCCACCTACCCCAGAACCTGTTCTACCTCCAGCCACTCCAGCTCCGACTCCCAAACCAGCAGCACCCACCAATACAGCACCTGAGACTCCTTCACCGGCGCAACCGCTTACTCCCCCTACGCCAGCAGCACCACAGCCTAATTTACCTCCGGTGAATCCAGCACAGCCTGTTCCCCCTACTGCACCTCAACCTCCAGCCCAATCAGCTCCGGCTCTGCCCCCTCAGCCAGCCCAACCCCCTGCTCCTATAGCACCAGCCCCCAGTAATCCAGTGCAGCCTGCTGTCCCCATCCAAGAGCCACCCACTAACTCAGATCTACCTCCTGAACCCGCCGCTCCGCAGCCGGCACCGGCCCCACCTACTAGTCCTCAGCCTCCGGCAGCAGCTCCACCAGCAGCGCCTAGTGCACCCGCTGCTCCAGCAGCAGCACCCATTCCATCAGCAGCACCCGCTGCCCCTCCGACAGGTGACGCTCCAGCAAATTAA